One part of the Paenibacillus silvisoli genome encodes these proteins:
- a CDS encoding fatty acid desaturase family protein: MAIVVQRRDYSLLGAESKRAEEKGLASGEWHQTPIPRKTMKELMKRKDGPAIRDTLIWFIGLIVLGTLAYMSWGTWWAVPAFFLYGIFYATPGDSRWHECGHGTAFKTQWMNDVVYHFACFVILRSATPWRWSHSRHHTDTIIVGRDPEIITARPPVWKILWMQIIHLYGGPIEIKRFILHTFGKLEDQEKEYIPASEHYKVFREARIYMLIFLAVIAACMFTGSILPAMFIILPTFYGFLLVLTFGVTQHLGLYEDVLDHRLNTRTFYTNPIFRFLYWNMNYHTEHHMFPMVPFHALPKLHEEMKHDCPAARPSLGAALKEVIGALRKQKNDPSYVVVKPLPETAIPYRFGPNESNQLRSEA; the protein is encoded by the coding sequence ATGGCAATCGTAGTCCAACGCAGAGACTACAGCTTGTTGGGTGCGGAAAGCAAACGCGCCGAAGAGAAAGGCCTGGCATCCGGCGAATGGCATCAAACGCCGATTCCGCGCAAGACGATGAAGGAACTGATGAAGAGGAAGGACGGTCCGGCGATCCGGGATACGCTGATTTGGTTCATCGGACTCATCGTTCTCGGCACGCTTGCTTACATGTCGTGGGGAACCTGGTGGGCGGTACCGGCATTTTTCTTATACGGGATCTTCTACGCGACGCCTGGCGACTCCAGATGGCATGAATGCGGTCACGGTACGGCATTTAAGACGCAATGGATGAACGACGTCGTATACCACTTCGCTTGCTTCGTTATTTTGCGCTCGGCTACGCCATGGCGCTGGAGCCATTCCCGTCATCATACCGATACGATTATCGTTGGCCGCGACCCTGAGATCATTACAGCGAGACCACCGGTATGGAAAATCCTTTGGATGCAAATCATCCACCTGTATGGCGGACCGATCGAAATCAAACGTTTTATTTTGCATACGTTCGGCAAGCTGGAGGATCAGGAGAAAGAATATATCCCGGCTTCGGAGCATTACAAAGTGTTCCGCGAAGCTCGCATTTATATGTTGATTTTCCTGGCGGTTATCGCGGCATGCATGTTCACGGGCAGCATTTTGCCGGCCATGTTCATCATTCTTCCTACGTTCTACGGCTTCCTGCTCGTGCTCACGTTCGGAGTTACGCAGCATCTTGGCCTGTACGAGGACGTTTTGGATCACAGGCTGAATACTCGGACATTCTATACGAATCCGATCTTCCGTTTTCTGTACTGGAATATGAACTACCACACGGAGCATCACATGTTCCCGATGGTGCCTTTCCATGCTCTTCCTAAGCTGCATGAAGAGATGAAGCACGACTGCCCGGCGGCGCGTCCTAGCCTGGGAGCGGCACTGAAGGAAGTCATCGGCGCGCTGCGCAAGCAAAAGAACGATCCGTCCTATGTGGTCGTGAAGCCGCTGCCGGAAACGGCGATCCCTTACCGTTTCGGACCGAATGAGAGCAATCAATTGAGGAGTGAAGCATAA
- a CDS encoding MocE family 2Fe-2S type ferredoxin, whose amino-acid sequence MAEWVEVCDEDEIDVEDVIRFDEGDRSFAVYRTDKGDYHATDGFCTHGKFHLSEGLVMGKQIECPKHNGRFDIPSGAAVRVPACIDLQTYPVKVEGGMVYIQI is encoded by the coding sequence ATGGCAGAATGGGTAGAAGTTTGCGACGAAGACGAAATCGATGTAGAGGATGTCATCCGCTTCGATGAAGGCGACCGTTCCTTCGCGGTTTACCGTACCGATAAAGGCGATTATCACGCTACGGACGGCTTCTGCACGCACGGCAAATTCCATTTGTCCGAGGGGCTTGTCATGGGCAAGCAAATCGAGTGCCCGAAGCATAACGGCCGTTTCGATATCCCAAGCGGCGCGGCGGTTCGCGTACCGGCTTGCATCGATCTGCAGACGTATCCGGTCAAGGTCGAGGGCGGTATGGTTTATATTCAGATTTAA
- a CDS encoding LacI family DNA-binding transcriptional regulator, which yields MTVTIREIAKQAGVSRGTVDRVLNDRPGVKPEVRDRILAIANELNYMPNIAAKALAYQKKPFVFGIVMPPKDIQFFESIRSGIAIAAEELKDLGVRLEYRFVDNQKPEEGAAAIRELVGEGVSGIMFSVMDDELIRESIDYAAERNVPVVTFNSDVEGSKRICFIGQDLHKSGLVAAGLMNRVLQADAKVLIVTGSLKFHAHRSRVEGFKHGLAQHGSRLHVLRVIEAYDRYADTYAQLDQALTNHADEIDGIYMATGDIRACVDVIKKHKKEGSIRVVCNDLIPPAEQGLKERIIDFTIVQNPERQGYLSLRILFDHVFAGKQPEAEHHYTETHIYIPESL from the coding sequence ATGACGGTTACCATTCGAGAAATTGCCAAGCAGGCAGGCGTGTCGCGCGGCACGGTCGACCGGGTGCTGAATGACAGACCCGGCGTCAAACCGGAGGTCCGCGACCGGATATTAGCAATAGCGAACGAATTGAATTACATGCCCAACATCGCAGCCAAAGCGCTGGCGTATCAGAAAAAACCGTTTGTGTTCGGCATCGTGATGCCACCGAAGGACATTCAATTTTTTGAATCCATTCGAAGCGGCATCGCCATCGCTGCCGAAGAGCTGAAAGATCTTGGCGTGCGCTTGGAATACCGATTCGTGGATAACCAGAAGCCGGAAGAAGGCGCTGCGGCGATTCGCGAGCTCGTCGGCGAAGGCGTCAGCGGCATCATGTTTTCGGTAATGGATGATGAGCTCATCCGCGAGAGCATCGATTATGCCGCCGAACGCAATGTGCCGGTCGTCACGTTCAACTCGGACGTGGAAGGCAGCAAACGAATTTGCTTCATCGGTCAGGACCTGCACAAGAGCGGCTTGGTCGCGGCAGGCTTGATGAACCGGGTGTTACAAGCGGACGCGAAGGTGCTGATCGTGACGGGAAGTTTAAAGTTTCACGCTCACCGCTCGCGTGTGGAAGGCTTCAAGCATGGGCTGGCCCAGCATGGGAGCAGGCTTCATGTATTGCGGGTTATCGAAGCCTATGACCGTTATGCGGACACGTACGCGCAGCTCGATCAGGCATTGACGAATCATGCCGATGAGATCGACGGGATCTACATGGCGACAGGCGATATCCGCGCATGCGTGGATGTCATCAAGAAGCACAAGAAGGAAGGCTCGATTCGAGTCGTTTGCAACGATTTGATTCCGCCTGCCGAGCAAGGTCTGAAGGAGCGGATCATCGATTTTACGATCGTCCAAAATCCGGAGAGACAAGGCTACTTATCGCTTCGCATTTTGTTTGACCACGTTTTCGCGGGCAAACAGCCGGAAGCCGAGCATCACTACACGGAAACGCACATTTATATTCCCGAGAGCCTATAA